GAGAAGTGCGTGAAACGAAGTAATTCGTAAGAAATCGAAGTAATTCGGCTTTTGGCTTCACCAGACTCAGTGTAGAACTGTATATTCTACATTATCCAATTAATTGGATTTAAGTCCGCTTAAAGGTCATGATTTAATGAGATTAGCCAGTCTCAAGCATCGGAGAAGGAACATGGCTGCTCACGACAGTGCAAAACCGTAATCCATTTACAAGCCTTTAAGCCGTGTCAAGGCAAACTATACCCCGTATGGGAGTTAATCAAATGATTACAAACTCTATATTCGTTTTAAGTAAAAATGGCAAAATACTAAAACCAACAACACCCGCTAGAGCAAGGATTTTACAATCTGTTGGCAAAGCTAAGAAACTCAAATTATTTCCATTTACTCTAATTCTAGATAAGGATGTTGATGAAAATGTAGAACCGTATTTAGAACTTAGGATCGACCTTTACTTTTATCATATTGTTCCATGATTGATGCTGCACATAATATCAATTTGAAAAAAGAGTGCGACACATAATTAAGTGAAAGTTAGTCTGGTTAAGACTTTCACAATCCAAAATCTAAAATCTAAAATCTAAAATGGTATTACGTCAATTTGCCGTAGTCAAGTTTAATCAAACGATCGGCAAGGTGAAAATAACGGTCGTCGTGACTAATGACAAATACTGCCTTTCCTTGACGCTTCATATCTGGTAAAAGTTGGTGGTAAAAGATGTCTCGGAAAAAGGGGTCTTGATCTGATGCCCATTCATCAAACACATAAATTGGACGATTTTCCAAGTAAGCTGTTAGTAAAGCTAGACGTTTGCGCTGACCTTGGGACAAATCGATTGTAGAAAGTACACCTTCTTTAATTTGCACTTTATGTTCTAGCTGAAGTTGTTTAAGATAGGTTCGTGCTTGGATATCAATATCGTCTAAATGAATACCTAAGATTCGCTCAAATAAAAAGAAATCTGAAAATACGGTGGCAAACAACTGACGATAAGCTTGACGATTTTGATTAGTAATTAGTTTGTCATCAACATGAATCTCACCTGCTTCAGGAACGTATAATCCAGTAATTAACTTTGCAAGGGTTGATTTTCCGCTACCATTGCCTCCAACAATAAAAATCAATTTTCCTGGTTGAAATTCTAAATCAATCGGTCCCAAAGTGAAGCTCTGTTCATCACGTTTATTATGATAGATATGTGTAATTCCCTGTAGTCGAATGCGTTGAAACTGTGGTGGAAATGGCTGTGTAAAAGTTGTAGTTTCCGAGCGCTCTACAAGTGATAAGCCTAATGTATCAATTTTTTGCAAAGCAACGGTGGCTTGGTTCATCTCAGGTAAAATTTGGAAGAGGCTCTGAAGAGGTCGCATTATAAAGGTAATCGTTAAGATGTAACCGGAGAGAATTGGATTACTGACTGGTGTGAGTTTGGGCAAACCGAAAATTAATACACCCAAAAGAATGAAAAATCAAACCTCTCCGAGACTCATAGCGATCGCTAAAATTTTTAAGCTTGTGACTCGATAATTGCGGACAGATTTAGCGGTATATGTGAGTTCCTCATGAAAAAAAGCTTCTTCTCGCTCGGCATGCAACTTGAGTTCCTTAATACC
This genomic interval from Scytonema hofmannii PCC 7110 contains the following:
- a CDS encoding RRXRR domain-containing protein, with product MITNSIFVLSKNGKILKPTTPARARILQSVGKAKKLKLFPFTLILDKDVDENVEPYLELRIDLYFYHIVP
- a CDS encoding cyclic peptide export ABC transporter, which translates into the protein MGVLIFGLPKLTPVSNPILSGYILTITFIMRPLQSLFQILPEMNQATVALQKIDTLGLSLVERSETTTFTQPFPPQFQRIRLQGITHIYHNKRDEQSFTLGPIDLEFQPGKLIFIVGGNGSGKSTLAKLITGLYVPEAGEIHVDDKLITNQNRQAYRQLFATVFSDFFLFERILGIHLDDIDIQARTYLKQLQLEHKVQIKEGVLSTIDLSQGQRKRLALLTAYLENRPIYVFDEWASDQDPFFRDIFYHQLLPDMKRQGKAVFVISHDDRYFHLADRLIKLDYGKLT